A single region of the Gasterosteus aculeatus chromosome 1, fGasAcu3.hap1.1, whole genome shotgun sequence genome encodes:
- the LOC120826102 gene encoding aldehyde dehydrogenase, dimeric NADP-preferring, whose amino-acid sequence MERQAVQRAKEAFLSGRTRPLEFRLQQLHALQRLITENEAEISTALKQDINRSQYDTPLLELIGIDTEIKLALEKLAEWAAPRPAERNLLTISDEVYILPQPLGVVLIIGAWNYPWALTLLPLVGAIAAGNAAVVKPSELSEYSSLLLRALLPRYLDKDLYPVITGGVSVTQELLRLRFDHIFYTGSSAVGKLVMEAAARHLTPVTLELGGKSPCYIDKDCDIRVACRRITWGKFVNCGQTCIAPDFILCEPCIQGRVVECLRQTLLEFYGADPKSSPDYGRIINQRHFLRVMGLMEGYTPVVGGQNDASQRYIAPTVLKDVPPHSRLMQEEIFGPLLPIVAVSDMDDAIRFINEREKPLALYIFCSDKKATKRMIEETTSGGVTVNDVMMHYTLSSLPFGGVGQSGMGHYHGKHTFDQLSHQRACLVRSLRMENVNLARYPPQDRRRARRVQMALRSPMIDMSKRTFVWAVTATIIGLGLFVTLLVVLLIASGLNCTCWYWRGFYN is encoded by the exons ATGGAGAGGCAGGCGGTGCAGCGGGCCAAGGAGGCCTTCCTGAGCGGCAGGACTCGGCCTCTGGAGTTCAGACTGCAACAGCTTCATGCCCTGCAGAGGCTGATCACCGAGAATGAGGCTGAGATCTCCACTGCTCTCAAACAGGACATCAACAGG AGCCAGTATGACACACCGCTCTTGGAGCTGATTGGCATCGACACCGAGATCAAACTGGCTTTGGAGAAACTGGCAGAGTGGGCGGCCCCACGGCCTGCAGAGAGGAACCTTCTCACCATTTCAGATGAGGTCTACATCCTTCCGCAGCCTCTAGGGGTGGTGCTCATCATCGGGGCCTGGAACTACCCGTGGGCCCTCACACTGCTGCCCCTGGTTGGAGCCATTGCTGCTG gcAACGCAGCTGTGGTGAAGCCGTCAGAGCTCAGTGAatactcgtctctcctcctccgggcTCTGCTGCCTCGCTATCTGGACAAG GATCTGTACCCGGTTATAACTGGTGGAGTGTCAGTGACACAGGAGCTGCTCAGGCTCAGATTCGACCACATCTTCTACACCGGCAGCAGCGCTGTGGGTAAACTGGTGATGGAGGCTGCGGCTCGCCACCTGACCCCAGTGACCCTGGAGCTGGGAGGGAAGAGCCCCTGCTACATCGACAAGGACTGTGACATCAGGGTCGCCTGCCG ACGTATAACATGGGGAAAGTTTGTGAACTGCGGTCAGACGTGCATCGCTCCAGACTTCATCCTGTGTGAACCCTGCATCCAAGGCCGAGTGGTGGAATGCCTCCGACAAACTCTACTG GAATTTTATGGCGCTGATCCCAAAAGCTCGCCAGACTATGGGAGAATCATCAACCAGCGCCATTTCCTCAGAGTCATGGGTCTGATGGAGGGTTACACCCCTGTGGTGGGAGGACAGAATGATGCCTCACAGCGGTACATTG CCCCAACAGTGCTAAAGGACGTGCCCCCCCACTCCAGGCTGATGCAGGAGGAGATTTTTGGCCCCTTGCTGCCCATAGTGGCTGTGAGTGACATGGATGACGCCATCCGCTTCATcaacgagagagagaaacctcTGGCACTTTACATCTTCTGCTCTGATAAGAAG GCAACAAAACGGATGATTGAGGAGACCACGAGCGGAGGAGTGACTGTCAATGACGTTATGATGCACTACACACTCAGCTCACTCCCATTTGGTGGTGTCG GTCAGAGTGGTATGGGCCACTACCATGGTAAACATACCTTTGATCAGCTGAGCCACCAGAGAGCGTGCCTGGTTCGCTCTCTGCGGATGGAGAATGTCAACTTGGCCCGCTACCCTCCTCAGGACCGCCGGAGGGCGCGTAGGGTGCAAATGGCCCTCAGGTCACCCATGATCGACATGTCCAAAAGGACGTTTGTCTGGGCGGTCACTGCCACCATCATCGGCTTGGGCCTGTTCGTCACCCTTCTCGTCGTACTGCTCATCGCGTCAGGCCTTAACTGTACTTGCTGGTACTGGAGAGGCTTTTATAACTAG
- the LOC120825867 gene encoding uncharacterized protein LOC120825867: MSFKRLFNGYIARRCVCPVKPVCRDLPFSIVHGYMSITSECSVPSDIFQIQATSVSPGAYDTFCIRSGDKSADFYIRGNSIISAPCWCWRAPCRGPGTTCWTWKWCQFILCSATMGMKIKASQEMWLQGLASTAGQTCMVQIPTKRDTKTFRELCDLISFIIGFSLYITLQVI; this comes from the exons atgTCTTtcaaacgtcttttcaacggaTACATTGCTCG ACGCTGCGTTTGTCCCGTCAAGCCCGTCTGTCGAGATCTGCCCTTCTCCATCGTCCACGGCTACATGAGCATCACCTCGGAGTGCTCCGTCCCCTCGGACATCTTCCAGATACAGGCCACCAGCGTCTCTCCGGGGGCTTACGACACGTTTTGCATCCGGTCAGGAGACAAAAGCGCAGACTTCTACATCAGG GGCAACTCAATAATATCAGCGCCATGCTGGTGTTGGCGCGCACCGTGTCGGGGGCCAGGAACTACATGTTGGACCTGGAAATGGTGTCAGTTCATCCTCTGCTCAGCTACCATGGGCATGAAGATCAAGGCCAGTCAGGAGATGTGGTTACAGGGTTTGGCGTCAACTGCTGGCCAAACTTGCATGGTGCAGATCCCAACAAAG AGGGACACAAAGACATTCAGGGAGTTGTGTGATTTGATTTCATTCATTATTGGCTTCagtctttacattacattacaggtcatttag
- the LOC144404984 gene encoding zona pellucida sperm-binding protein 3-like gives MGSRHLLVFVLACVSCSDSYFLGVRDSNYWQVEDDPAAEPEKSHSWESTRQADGLQPSVDQLSWRYPQDPVDIVKETPVDFELAQPVKVELPQPATVEHVAVRCGESRIQVEVSQDLLGSGELINPEDITLGGCPATELDSWSNVLVFDYELHNCGSTRVMTGDTLVYAFTLVYNPDVSGGVRITRSQSMEIGVECHYQR, from the exons ATGGGGTCCAGGCAtcttcttgtgtttgtgcttgcGTGTGTCAGCTGTAGTGATTCCTACTTCCTCGGCGTGAGAGATTCTAACTACTGGCAGGTTGAGGATGACCCAGCAGCAGAACCTGAGAAATCCCACTCCTGGGAGTCTACTCGACAAGCTGACGGGCTCCAACCATCAGTCGACCAACTGTCCTGGAGGTATCCACAAGATCCAGTGGATATAGTGAAGGAGACCCCTGTCGACTTTGAACTGGCACAACCAGTGAAGGTTGAACTGCCGCAACCAGCGACGGTTGAACATGTTGCCGTGAGGTGTGGGGAAAGCAGGATCCAGGTAGAAGTGAGCCAGGACTTGCTAGGTTCCGGTGAACTGATAAACCCAGAGGATATCACCCTTGGTGGTTGTCCAGCCACTGAGCTCGATAGCTGGTCTAATGTGCTGGTCTTTGACTATGAGCTGCACAACTGTGGCAGTACGCGAGTG ATGACCGGGGACACCTTAGTTTACGCTTTTACTCTGGTCTACAACCCCGACGTGTCCGGCGGAGTTCGCATCACAAGGAGCCAGAGTATGGAAATTGGAGTGGAGTGCCACTACCAGAGATGA
- the LOC120830069 gene encoding zona pellucida sperm-binding protein 3, giving the protein MGSRHLLVFVLACVSCSDSYVLGVREPNYWQVEDDPAAEPEKSHSWESTRRADVLQPSVDQLSWRYPQDPVDIVKETPVDFELAQPVKVELPQPATVERVAVRCGESRIQVEVSQDLLGSGELINPEDITLGGCPATELDSWSNVLVFDYELHNCGSTRVMTGDTLVYAFTLVYNPDVSGGVRITRSQSMEIGVECHYQR; this is encoded by the exons ATGGGGTCCAGGCAtcttcttgtgtttgtgcttgcGTGTGTCAGCTGTAGTGATTCCTACGTCCTCGGCGTGAGAGAGCCTAACTACTGGCAGGTTGAGGATGACCCAGCAGCAGAACCTGAGAAATCCCACTCCTGGGAGTCTACTCGACGAGCTGACGTGCTCCAACCATCAGTCGACCAACTGTCCTGGAGGTATCCACAAGATCCAGTGGATATAGTGAAGGAGACCCCTGTCGACTTTGAACTGGCACAACCAGTGAAGGTTGAACTGCCGCAACCAGCGACGGTTGAACGTGTTGCCGTGAGGTGTGGGGAAAGCAGGATCCAGGTGGAAGTGAGCCAGGACTTGCTAGGTTCTGGTGAGCTGATAAACCCAGAGGATATCACCCTTGGTGGTTGTCCAGCCACTGAGCTCGATAGCTGGTCTAATGTGCTGGTCTTTGACTATGAGCTGCACAACTGTGGCAGTACGCGAGTG ATGACCGGGGACACCTTAGTTTACGCTTTTACTCTGGTCTACAACCCCGACGTGTCCGGCGGAGTTCGCATCACAAGGAGCCAGAGTATGGAAATTGGAGTGGAGTGCCACTACCAGAGATGA